The Leptospira mtsangambouensis genomic sequence TTTTAGAAGCAGGGATTCACGTTCTGTCTACTGTGAATGTCCAACATTTAGAAAGCCAAGTGGTTTCAATTGAAAAAATAATACAAAGTTCAGTTAAAGAAACTATTCCTGATAGCATATTGGAGAGAGCAGACGAACTAGTGTTAATTGATATTATACCTGATGAATTATTGAAGAGATTGTCTGAGGGGAAGGTATATATTCCGGAAAAAATAATTTCAGCAAAAGAAAATTTTTTTCGCAAAGAAAACTTAACTTACCTTCGGGAATTATCATTGTCATACACTGCAAAATACGTAGAAAAAAGAATGCCCCAAGGAAGAGAGAGGGTCATGGTCGCTATCTCAGCAAGCCCTAATTCAAAAACATTGCTAAGATATGCAAAAAAAATAGCATTGGAAAGAAATTCAGAATTGTATGCATTTTTTTCCGAAAACGATGAAGATAAAAGTGTGGAAGCTGCAAACTCCATTCGTTCCCATATTCGGCTGGCAAAGGAATTAGGTGCGGAAGTTATCCATTCATTTGAATCTGATCCAGTGGTTGGTATCTTGGCCATTGCAGAAGAAAAACAAATTAATCGTTTGGTCATAGGTAGACCTAAAAAAAGTTTTTTCTTGGATATTTTTCAGCGAAATATTCCTTCTAAACTTATCAAACAACTTAGAGGTGTAGAACTCATTGTATTACCTTATGCAGACGATCATTCAGTTCAATTTGATTTTTATAAAAAACTAATCCCTTCTTCTGGTATTCGCCAATACATCTCTGTATTTGTTTTAACTTCAATCGTTACCTTATGCAATCAGTTTTTGATTTCTTATATCGGGTATTGGACCATTTCGATACTTTATCTATTTTTTGTGGCAGTAATAGGGATATTTTTTAGTCGTGGGCCTGTGTTGCTTGCAGCGATTCTATCTGCTTCATTTTGGAATTTTTTGTTCATTCCACCTCTTTATACTTTTTACATTTCGAAGTTAGAAGATGCTTTGATGTTTGTTATTTTTATGTTGATTGCTCTTATTAATGGAGGCTTAACGGCGAGGCTTAAGAAAAATGAATTAAAGCTCCGGTCAAGAGAAGAAAAACTATCATTTCTTTATGAGCTCACTCAAAATTTATCTAAAACCTCAACGTCATCGGAAATTATAAAAACAGGTGATTTGTTTTTTAAACGAATATTTCCTTTTCCCGTAAAACTTCATTTTTACCAAGGTGGTGAGTTTTCTCCAGTTATTGAGGATACAAAAGATTTAGCCGTTGCAACGTGGACGATCAAAAATGGAAAACCTGCCGGAAAATATACCGAAACATTATCTCTTGCCAACGCTACATTTTATCCTCTTGTTTCCCCGGGTGGCATCACTGGTGTTATTAACGTTATTTCTTCTGAAGAACCGAGTTTGGAAAAAGAAATACTTTTGAATACCGTAGCGAACCAAGTCGCATTGGCTCTGGATCGAGATATTCTTTCAGAAGATTCTAGAAAAAATTTTTTAATAAAAGAATCAGAAAAATTATACAATCTGATTTTTAATTCATTATCACATGAATTAAAAACTCCGCTGACATCCATTCAGGGTTCGGCATCCGCACTTCTTGATCCAGATATTGATGCAGATATAAATGCTAGAAAAAATCTGATTGAAGAGATCCAAGAAAGTTCATTGGTATTGAATTTGTTAT encodes the following:
- a CDS encoding sensor histidine kinase, yielding MNEGKRPEDFLSIANQEEPKKKGVLKVYFGMSPGVGKTYAMLTEAHHLKEDGEDIRIGVVESHGRVETNALIEGLAKIPLKKIEYRGKLWEEMDVESILKEKPSYILVDELAHTNIPGSVNKKRYQDVFLLLEAGIHVLSTVNVQHLESQVVSIEKIIQSSVKETIPDSILERADELVLIDIIPDELLKRLSEGKVYIPEKIISAKENFFRKENLTYLRELSLSYTAKYVEKRMPQGRERVMVAISASPNSKTLLRYAKKIALERNSELYAFFSENDEDKSVEAANSIRSHIRLAKELGAEVIHSFESDPVVGILAIAEEKQINRLVIGRPKKSFFLDIFQRNIPSKLIKQLRGVELIVLPYADDHSVQFDFYKKLIPSSGIRQYISVFVLTSIVTLCNQFLISYIGYWTISILYLFFVAVIGIFFSRGPVLLAAILSASFWNFLFIPPLYTFYISKLEDALMFVIFMLIALINGGLTARLKKNELKLRSREEKLSFLYELTQNLSKTSTSSEIIKTGDLFFKRIFPFPVKLHFYQGGEFSPVIEDTKDLAVATWTIKNGKPAGKYTETLSLANATFYPLVSPGGITGVINVISSEEPSLEKEILLNTVANQVALALDRDILSEDSRKNFLIKESEKLYNLIFNSLSHELKTPLTSIQGSASALLDPDIDADINARKNLIEEIQESSLVLNLLLGNLLDISRIESGYLTLKREKVYPSEIIHDSISYLGKNKINHTIKIQLNDLDSPIELDRVLFSHAIFNLLYNACMYTPKGSTIWISLEKTESSIQWIIEDNGIGLPIDSSRIFQKFYRGESSGKIGTGLGLAITKSIVELHGGNIEAVNRKEGGARFLIDIPIFK